Proteins from a genomic interval of Lolium perenne isolate Kyuss_39 chromosome 1, Kyuss_2.0, whole genome shotgun sequence:
- the LOC127343531 gene encoding isoflavone reductase homolog has product MYLTARYTPQHLSLNTTRRPHIGSELPCPYSPHARAPAPRAPIASDMEKSKVLVVGGTGYIGRRMVRASLAQGHRTFVLTRLEKVGMDIDKLQLLLSFKAQGAVLVEASMDDHRSLVAAVKQVDVVVSAMGGPHLLQQLKLVEAIKEAGNVQRFLPSEFGMDPARMGHALAPGRVTFDDKMVIRKAIEEANIPHTYVSANCFAAYFAANLSQIGTLLPPKEKVHVYGDGNAKVIFVDEDDAATYVIKSIDDPRSLNKTIYIRPPENILSQNELIAKWEKLSGKVLEKIPIPSDEFLASMEGADHTYQIVVGHVYHIFYEGCLTNFEIADDEEASLLYPEVQYTLMDKYMERYL; this is encoded by the exons ATGTACTTGACGGCAAG GTACACTCCTCAACACCTGTCGCTGAACACAACCAGGCGTCCACACATCGGTAGCGAGCTTCCGTGCCCATATAGCCCACACGCGCGCGCGCCTGCACCAAGAGCACCCATTGCTTCAGACATGGAGAAGAGCAAGGTCCTAGTGGTTGGCGGCACGGGGTACATCGGCAGAAGGATGGTGAGGGCGAGTTTGGCTCAGGGCCACCGGACCTTCGTCCTGACGCGTCTGGAAAAGGTCggcatggacatcgacaagctcCAGCTCCTGCTTTCGTTCAAGGCGCAGGGCGCAGTCCTCGTTGAGGCGTCTATGGACGACCACCGGAGCCTCGTTGCCGCCGTGAAGCAGGTCGACGTCGTCGTGTCCGCCATGGGCGGTCCACACCTGCTGCAGCAGCTCAAGCTCGTGGAGGCTATCAAAGAAGCTGGGAATGTCCAG CGGTTCCTACCATCTGAATTTGGCATGGACCCCGCAAGGATGGGGCATGCTCTTGCACCAGGGAGGGTCACGTTTGATGACAAGATGGTGATAAGAAAGGCAATAGAGGAAGCAAATATTCCTCACACCTATGTCTCTGCTAACTGCTTTGCGGCTTACTTTGCTGCTAACCTCTCTCAAATTGGTACTCTTCTCCCACCCAAAGAGAAAGTTCACGTATATGGGGATGGCAATGCCAAAG TGATTTTCGTGGACGAGGATGATGCTGCGACATACGTAATCAAGTCCATTGATGATCCTCGGTCATTGAACAAGACAATATACATAAGACCGCCAGAAAACATCCTTAGTCAAAATGAGCTGATTGCTAAATGGGAAAAGCTATCAGGAAAAGTTCTTGAGAAGATTCCCATTCCGTCTGATGAATTCTTGGCGTCAATGGAAG GTGCGGACCATACTTATCAGATAGTAGTCGGACATGTCTACCACATTTTCTACGAGGGCTGCTTGACAAACTTTGAAATTGCGGACGATGAAGAAGCTTCTCTACTCTACCCAGAGGTTCAGTACACTCTGATGGACAAGTACATGGAACGCTATTTGTAA
- the LOC127343542 gene encoding uncharacterized protein: protein MPPGLSADKALRQALLESAAPPPQPQPNPIPLAAFLPAATLFHPSFFSRSFPCSTTSIAARPQQLTIPTWTSPAPPCSTSSSTSTIFFSVPGAHQHVLSRARTPAFCARTCSPSSTPPGSPRTPPPSTSLPRSSSAWLQRVRRSCSSSTSAKLCDRRRPLDQDPPDVLNRARVLRDVPVPAPRQGLRPRFRPCTFGGSAASPSSLYDHVRPQQPRALAVSLGVFVSNSLRFLEDVSLHATPFTQASSVRQNPSHGMAKRRPPSTPPAGWLRLLPSLLHPWVSRAAGGKELLCWFHLMQYSTST, encoded by the exons ACCAAACCCTATCCCTCTAGCTGCCTTCCTCCCCGCCGCCACTCTCTTCCACCCCTCCTTTTTCTCCCGCTCGTTTCCATGCTCAACCACATCCATCGCCGCTAGACCGCAGCAGCTCACCATCCCGACCTGGACCTCCCCAGCGCCTCCGTGCAGCACCTCGTCGAGCACGTCCACCATCTTCTTCTCCGTCCCCGGCGCGCACCAGCACGTTCTGTCGCGAGCGCGTACGCCCGCGTTCTGCGCGCGCACCTGCTCACCGTCCTCGACGCCGCCCGGCTCTCCCCGGACCCCGCCGCCAAGCACGTCTCTGCCAAGATCGTCGTCCGCCTGGTTACAGCGCGTACGCCGGAGCTGCTCTTCGTCGACCTCCGCCAAGCTCTGCGACCGCCGGCGTCCGCTCGACCAAGATCCTCCCGACGTGCTCAACCGCGCGCGCGTCCTGCGCGACGTCCCGGTCCCGGCGCCTCGCCAAGGTCTCCGTCCTCGTTTCCGTCCGTGTACCTTCGGCGGCAGTGCTGCGTCTCCGTCGTCGCTCTACGACCATGTCCGCCCTCAGCAGCCGCGAGCGCTCGCTGTTTCTCTCGGCGTCTTCGTCTCCAATTCTCTCCGGTTTCTCGAGGACGTGTCGCTCCACGCCACCCCCTTCACA CAGGCCAGCAGCGTCCGCCAGAATCCAAGCCACGGCATGGCCAAGCGCAGACCGCCGTCGACGCCTCCGGCCGGCTGGCTCCGTCTGCTCCCGTCGCTCCTCCATCCGTGGGTATCGCGTGCAGCAGGAGGCAAAGAGCTGCTTTGTTGGTTCCATTTGATGCAGTACTCCACGTCAACTTGA